A single window of Streptomyces xanthii DNA harbors:
- a CDS encoding solute carrier family 23 protein, giving the protein MAVVEHAVAPAHLGPHPVDVRPPWRRLVPLSLQHLLVAYAGMATMPLLVGTALHLPEDRIRLLISANLLVSGVATVLQSLGSKWFGARLPIVMGSTFTAITPAILIGQEHGLAAVFGATLVYGSSCTASTGTTPAFRSAIREPRC; this is encoded by the coding sequence ATGGCTGTTGTCGAGCATGCCGTCGCGCCCGCACACCTGGGACCGCACCCCGTGGACGTACGGCCGCCGTGGAGGCGGCTCGTTCCGCTGAGCTTGCAGCATCTGCTCGTCGCGTACGCGGGCATGGCCACCATGCCGCTGCTGGTGGGCACCGCGCTGCATCTGCCCGAGGACCGGATACGTCTGCTCATCAGCGCGAACCTGCTGGTCAGCGGGGTCGCCACCGTGTTGCAGTCGCTGGGGTCGAAGTGGTTCGGGGCGCGGTTGCCGATCGTGATGGGCTCCACGTTCACCGCGATCACCCCCGCGATCCTGATCGGGCAGGAGCACGGGCTCGCCGCCGTGTTCGGCGCGACCCTCGTGTACGGATCGTCCTGCACCGCTTCGACCGGGACTACGCCTGCCTTCCGGTCCGCGATCCGGGAGCCACGCTGTTGA
- a CDS encoding nucleobase:cation symporter-2 family protein → MVDVTIPAKGGQPSGLGRLAVLGLQHVLVMYTGCVTVPLVFGAAAGLDAATIAVLINADLLVAGVVTMIQGAGVGRFLGVRMPVMAGAAFTAVTPMILIAGEYGLQAVYGSMLAAGVFGLLIAYPFAKAVRFFPPLVSGVVITVVGLALIGVGVNLVVGNDPKAADHAAPSRLALAAFVVVVILLVARFGRGFLAQTGVLLGLLAGTAVAVPLGLVDFSAARTADWIGVSAPFHFGAPEFPAVAVLSMCVVMLVLFAESTADLIAVAELTGKRLSTADMARGLAADGLSGVLGGVMNAFLDTVFAQNVGLVTMTKVRSRHVATIAGGILVVLGLVPKLGALVAGLPQPVVGAAGLVMFATVAAVGIDTLRKVDFDGTHNLLIVAVSIGFGMAPEVAPDLYSRFPEGVGIVLGSPVTSATLLAFCLNLAFNGGSPRRDAGLARVPVAEVRREAPAGRTGA, encoded by the coding sequence GTGGTTGACGTGACGATTCCCGCGAAGGGCGGACAGCCGTCCGGTCTCGGGCGGCTCGCGGTGCTGGGGCTCCAGCACGTGCTGGTGATGTACACGGGGTGTGTGACCGTGCCGTTGGTGTTCGGTGCGGCGGCCGGGCTCGATGCCGCGACGATCGCCGTCCTGATCAACGCCGATCTGCTCGTCGCGGGCGTCGTCACGATGATCCAGGGTGCCGGTGTCGGCCGCTTCCTCGGGGTGCGGATGCCGGTGATGGCGGGGGCCGCGTTCACCGCGGTGACGCCGATGATTCTGATCGCCGGGGAGTACGGCCTTCAGGCCGTGTACGGGTCGATGCTCGCGGCCGGAGTGTTCGGGCTGCTGATCGCCTACCCGTTCGCGAAGGCGGTCCGCTTCTTCCCGCCTCTGGTGAGTGGCGTGGTGATCACGGTGGTGGGGCTTGCCCTGATCGGCGTGGGCGTGAACCTGGTCGTCGGGAACGACCCGAAGGCCGCCGATCACGCGGCGCCTTCACGGCTCGCGCTGGCCGCGTTCGTCGTCGTCGTGATCCTCCTGGTGGCGCGGTTCGGGCGAGGATTTCTCGCTCAAACCGGCGTGCTGCTGGGCCTGTTGGCGGGGACGGCGGTCGCCGTGCCGCTGGGCCTGGTGGACTTCTCCGCGGCACGGACGGCGGACTGGATCGGGGTCAGCGCCCCGTTCCACTTCGGCGCCCCGGAGTTCCCCGCGGTCGCCGTGCTGTCGATGTGTGTGGTGATGCTGGTCCTCTTCGCCGAGTCGACGGCCGATCTGATCGCGGTCGCGGAGCTGACCGGGAAGCGGCTGTCCACCGCCGACATGGCGCGCGGGCTGGCCGCGGACGGGCTCTCCGGGGTGCTGGGAGGCGTCATGAACGCCTTCCTCGACACGGTGTTCGCGCAGAACGTGGGCCTGGTGACGATGACGAAGGTGCGCAGCCGGCACGTCGCGACGATCGCGGGCGGCATCCTCGTGGTCCTCGGCCTGGTTCCCAAACTCGGGGCGCTGGTCGCCGGGTTGCCGCAGCCGGTGGTCGGCGCGGCGGGGCTCGTGATGTTCGCGACGGTCGCCGCGGTCGGTATCGACACGCTCCGCAAGGTCGACTTCGACGGCACGCACAACCTGCTGATCGTCGCGGTGTCGATCGGCTTCGGCATGGCACCGGAAGTGGCACCGGACCTGTACTCACGCTTCCCCGAGGGCGTCGGCATCGTCCTCGGATCACCGGTGACGAGTGCGACGCTGCTGGCCTTCTGCCTGAACCTGGCGTTCAACGGCGGGAGTCCACGACGCGACGCCGGGCTCGCGAGGGTGCCCGTGGCGGAGGTGCGTCGCGAGGCGCCGGCAGGGCGGACGGGAGCCTGA
- a CDS encoding PRC-barrel domain containing protein: MSESIWNYPSAAGYTPDTDLTGYKVEATDGSIGKVDKHSQEVGGQYIVVDTGVWIFGKEVMLPAGTITHIDPDAKTISVGRSKEQIKAAPEFDKNKHLGNTEYHEELGTHYSSGAGSGITTPTPPGTPGSLGETSHRA, translated from the coding sequence ATGAGCGAGAGCATCTGGAACTACCCGTCCGCCGCCGGCTACACCCCGGACACCGATCTGACCGGGTACAAGGTCGAGGCGACGGACGGCAGCATCGGCAAGGTCGACAAACACTCCCAGGAGGTCGGAGGCCAGTACATCGTCGTCGACACCGGCGTGTGGATCTTCGGCAAGGAGGTCATGCTGCCCGCCGGCACGATCACGCACATCGACCCGGACGCGAAGACGATCAGCGTCGGGCGCAGCAAGGAGCAGATCAAGGCTGCTCCTGAGTTCGACAAGAACAAGCACCTCGGCAACACCGAGTACCACGAGGAGCTGGGCACCCACTACAGCAGCGGTGCGGGCAGCGGCATCACGACGCCCACACCTCCCGGCACTCCCGGCAGCCTCGGCGAGACTTCCCACCGGGCGTAG
- a CDS encoding isopenicillin N synthase family dioxygenase gives MTNTTYTLDELAKETRMGGAGTETSAREIRRIDLSDFERRKAEITEELWAAATDIGFFQLVGHGIEPGAVDAAFADAEAFFALPEETKARHGLKKGLNSGWESMTQVRPSIGTPDQKESYQLTRPHMEGLWPDDVLPGFRERMLAFEGRCRDLAMRVLSCFADRLGLPEGFFARAHDPASPQYQSTLRMLHYFAVPEDAVIPANVWRAGAHTDFDCLTLLFQRDGQGGLQVCPGKEAEAQEWTAVEPADSVITCNIGDMLMRWSDDRLPSNFHRVRSPGPDDDRSARHSIAFFAQADRDVVIEGPEGRYPPITAADYIQQRIAANFAR, from the coding sequence ATGACGAACACCACGTACACACTGGACGAGTTGGCCAAGGAGACCCGCATGGGCGGGGCCGGGACGGAGACGTCCGCCCGGGAGATCCGCCGCATCGACCTCAGCGACTTCGAGCGCCGGAAGGCGGAGATCACCGAGGAACTGTGGGCCGCCGCGACCGACATCGGCTTCTTCCAGCTGGTCGGCCACGGCATCGAACCCGGCGCCGTGGACGCCGCGTTCGCCGATGCCGAGGCCTTCTTCGCCTTGCCGGAGGAGACCAAGGCGCGGCACGGTCTGAAGAAGGGGCTCAACTCCGGCTGGGAGTCGATGACCCAGGTGCGTCCCTCGATCGGGACGCCCGACCAGAAGGAGTCGTACCAGCTGACCCGTCCGCACATGGAGGGGCTGTGGCCGGACGACGTGCTGCCCGGGTTCCGGGAGCGGATGCTGGCGTTCGAGGGGCGCTGCCGGGACCTGGCGATGCGGGTGCTGTCGTGCTTCGCGGACAGGCTGGGGCTGCCCGAGGGGTTCTTCGCGCGCGCCCACGACCCGGCGAGCCCGCAGTACCAGTCGACGCTGCGGATGCTGCACTACTTCGCCGTGCCCGAGGATGCCGTGATCCCCGCGAACGTGTGGCGGGCCGGGGCGCACACCGACTTCGACTGCCTGACGCTGCTGTTCCAGCGGGACGGGCAGGGCGGGCTGCAGGTGTGCCCGGGCAAGGAGGCCGAGGCGCAGGAGTGGACGGCTGTCGAGCCGGCGGACTCCGTGATCACCTGCAACATCGGGGACATGCTGATGCGGTGGAGCGACGACCGGCTCCCGTCGAACTTCCACCGGGTCAGGTCACCGGGGCCTGACGACGACCGGTCGGCCCGCCACAGCATCGCGTTCTTCGCCCAGGCCGACCGTGACGTGGTGATCGAGGGTCCGGAGGGCCGGTACCCGCCGATCACGGCGGCCGACTACATCCAGCAGCGCATCGCTGCCAACTTCGCGCGATAG
- a CDS encoding VOC family protein, translating to MSTIKQLQVTIDCAEPTRLAAFWCEVLGYVVPPVPEGFASWEEYDLSLPSQERIVYFGCTDPSGAGPRVLFQRVPESKKVKNRVHLDVRAGLGLVGDERLSTLEAECARLVALGGTHVRTMYADEENESCIVMQDLEGNEFCLA from the coding sequence ATGTCCACGATCAAGCAGCTCCAGGTGACCATCGACTGCGCGGAACCCACGCGCCTCGCCGCATTCTGGTGCGAAGTCCTCGGGTACGTCGTACCTCCGGTACCGGAGGGGTTCGCCTCCTGGGAGGAGTACGACCTTTCGCTGCCGTCTCAGGAGCGGATCGTCTACTTCGGGTGCACCGATCCCTCGGGCGCCGGCCCCCGCGTACTCTTCCAGCGCGTCCCCGAGAGCAAGAAGGTCAAGAACCGCGTGCATCTCGACGTGCGGGCCGGCCTGGGACTCGTGGGGGACGAGCGACTGTCCACGCTGGAGGCCGAATGCGCGCGGCTGGTCGCGCTCGGCGGAACACATGTGCGCACGATGTATGCCGATGAAGAGAACGAGTCCTGCATTGTGATGCAGGACCTCGAGGGCAACGAGTTCTGCCTCGCCTGA
- a CDS encoding quinone oxidoreductase family protein, which translates to MSTASFTSRVLALEEFGTLPRLAERTVPAPMPGHTLVRVVAATVAHLDLNILDGQFGILPQLPFVPGTQGSGYVVASDTHPEGALVRLRGEGLGLSRDGAWTEHALVPDAAVETMPEGTDPALACIYFSPVGTAWAAVHAIAKVRPGERVLVTGASGAVGAMAAQLAARAGAEVIGAVGRQAKLRHVPGVAKALLASELTEEAIGGKVDALIDTVGGRILRDALTLVRPRGRAALLGYTAGRELALDLADFFLADVALLPVNMISRGQEVAPEVLRLLPDLSSGALTLPYERYRMDALGEAVERLRTGSAVGRIVLDMGDTGDTGL; encoded by the coding sequence GTGAGCACTGCCTCGTTCACTTCTCGCGTCCTGGCCCTCGAGGAGTTCGGCACGCTGCCGAGGCTCGCGGAGCGGACCGTGCCCGCGCCGATGCCCGGTCACACCCTGGTCCGGGTGGTCGCGGCCACCGTCGCCCATCTCGACCTGAACATCCTCGACGGGCAGTTCGGAATCCTTCCCCAGCTGCCGTTCGTCCCCGGCACCCAGGGCAGCGGCTACGTCGTCGCTTCGGACACACACCCTGAGGGGGCGCTCGTCCGACTGCGCGGCGAAGGACTGGGGCTGAGCCGCGACGGCGCCTGGACCGAGCACGCGCTCGTCCCGGACGCCGCCGTGGAAACCATGCCCGAGGGCACCGACCCCGCTCTGGCCTGCATCTACTTCTCGCCGGTCGGCACCGCCTGGGCGGCGGTGCACGCGATCGCCAAGGTGCGGCCGGGGGAGCGGGTGCTGGTGACCGGCGCGTCCGGCGCGGTCGGCGCCATGGCCGCACAGCTCGCGGCACGGGCCGGTGCGGAGGTGATCGGAGCGGTAGGGCGTCAGGCGAAGCTGCGGCACGTACCCGGCGTCGCCAAGGCGCTGCTCGCCTCCGAACTCACCGAGGAGGCGATCGGGGGCAAGGTCGACGCGCTGATCGACACGGTCGGCGGCCGGATCCTGCGCGACGCCCTCACCCTCGTCCGCCCACGAGGCAGAGCCGCGCTCCTCGGCTACACGGCCGGCCGCGAACTCGCCCTGGACCTCGCGGACTTCTTCCTCGCCGACGTCGCGCTCCTCCCCGTCAACATGATCTCCCGCGGTCAGGAAGTGGCTCCCGAAGTGCTGCGCCTGCTGCCTGACCTGTCCTCGGGCGCGCTGACCCTGCCGTACGAGCGGTACCGAATGGACGCGCTCGGCGAAGCCGTGGAGCGGCTGCGTACGGGCAGCGCTGTGGGAAGGATCGTGCTCGACATGGGGGATACCGGCGATACCGGCCTCTGA